A genome region from Gouania willdenowi chromosome 9, fGouWil2.1, whole genome shotgun sequence includes the following:
- the LOC114470413 gene encoding transforming acidic coiled-coil-containing protein 1-like isoform X1 — translation MSWLSPVQWAKWTWSAVTGEGGEDGQAGAKDDREDNSDSEGTFETPEAESPSIGKMLDQLHSSNDTVLQDVTNQFLDRNSNPGVRTVSSQDFSVDQNLNLTPSNQVSHHAPVRPPSLPVVSSVNKPDPTEVDDKAPSSTQVLSPDIKVDPDLLNGNVSAEDVLSTSKSSCDIMSSCLVQQERSRSVQKELSAKDEHHEGHATDEEKLASSVTGKPEKDKSCEQVISKLQEVDCCTAYEDTCTLKKQSEGSEMQKTGSQLLDSICISEAEKQAVLTLIREEVVTKEVEVKEWRKKYEECRQEVMEMRKIVAEYEKTIAQMIEDEQRNTMSSQKALRAVTSEKEAALADLNSVERSLADVFRRYENLKSTLDGFKKNEEALKKCAHEYLARVKQEEQRYQTLKVHAEEKLDKANEEIAQVRAKASSESTALTATLRKEQMKNDSLEQALQQKNQEIEELTKICDELIAKMGRID, via the exons ATGTCCTGGTTGTCTCCTGTCCAGTGGGCCAAATGGACGTGGTCAGCAGTGACTGGAGAAGGAGGAGAGGATGGACAGGCAGGAGCAAAGGATGACAGAGAGGACAA CTCAGACTCTGAGGGGACCTTCGAGACTCCTGAGGCCGAGTCACCAAGCATTGGAAAGATGCTCGACCAGCTCCACAGCTCCAACGACACAG TTCTACAGGACGTTACAAACCAGTTCCTGGACAGAAACTCAAACCCAGGTGTCAGAACGGTTTCATCCCAGGACTTCAGTGTCGATCAGAATCTCAATTTAACACCGAGCAACCAGGTTTCCCATCATGCACCTGTCCGCCCTCCATCGCTGCCAGTCGTCTCCTCTGTAAACAAACCAGATCCTACGGAGGTGGATGATAAAGCTCCAAGCTCCACCCAGGTGCTCAGTCCAGACATTAAAGTCGATCCAGATCTATTGAATGGAAACGTGAGCGCTGAAGATGTGTTGTCAACCTCCAAATCATCCTGTGACATCAT GAGCTCCTGTTTGGTGCAACAGGAGCGTTCACGTTCAGTGCAGAAGGAGCTCAGTGCAAAG GATGAGCATCATGAAGGCCATGCTACAGATGAGGAGAAGTTAGCCAGCAGTGTCACAGGCAAACCAGAAAAGGACAAAAGCT GTGAACAGGTGATTTCTAAGCTGCAGGAGGTGGACTGCTGCACAGCG TATGAGGACACGTGCACATTGAAGAAGCAGTCGGAGGGAAGTGAAATGcagaaaacaggaagtcagttGCTGGACTCTATTTGCATCAGTGAGGCCGAAAAACAGGCTGTTCTGACTCTGATTAGAGAGGAG GTCGTCACTAAAGAGGTGGAAGTAAAGGAGTGGAGGAAAAAATATGAAGAGTGCAGACAAGAAGTGATGGAGATGAG AAAGATTGTTGCAGAATATGAGAAGACCATTGCACAGATGATTG AGGACGAGCAGCGAAACACGATGAGCTCCCAGAAGGCTTTGCGTGCAGTAACTTCAGAGAAGGAGGCTGCCCTGGCAGACCTGAACTCCGTGGAGCGCTCGCTAGCTGACGTGTTTCGGCGTTATGAAAATCTGAAGAGCACCCTGGATGGCTTCAAGAAA AACGAAGAGGCGCTGAAAAAGTGTGCCCATGAGTATCTGGCCAGAGTCAAGCAGGAGGAGCAGAGATACCAGACACTGAAGGTCCACGCGGAGGAGAAGCTCGACAA GGCCAATGAGGAGATCGCTCAGGTGCGTGCGAAAGCGAGCTCTGAGAGCACAGCGTTGACGGCCACTTTAAGGAAGGAGCAGATGAAGAACGACTCCCTGGAACAAGCTCTGCAGCAGAAG AACCAGGAGATTGAGGAACTCACAAAGATTTGTGATGAGCTGATCGCCAAAATGGGACGAATCGACTGA
- the LOC114470413 gene encoding transforming acidic coiled-coil-containing protein 1-like isoform X2 yields MGGSLSQNRRGSCSHPGKKSSISDSEGTFETPEAESPSIGKMLDQLHSSNDTVLQDVTNQFLDRNSNPGVRTVSSQDFSVDQNLNLTPSNQVSHHAPVRPPSLPVVSSVNKPDPTEVDDKAPSSTQVLSPDIKVDPDLLNGNVSAEDVLSTSKSSCDIMSSCLVQQERSRSVQKELSAKDEHHEGHATDEEKLASSVTGKPEKDKSCEQVISKLQEVDCCTAYEDTCTLKKQSEGSEMQKTGSQLLDSICISEAEKQAVLTLIREEVVTKEVEVKEWRKKYEECRQEVMEMRKIVAEYEKTIAQMIEDEQRNTMSSQKALRAVTSEKEAALADLNSVERSLADVFRRYENLKSTLDGFKKNEEALKKCAHEYLARVKQEEQRYQTLKVHAEEKLDKANEEIAQVRAKASSESTALTATLRKEQMKNDSLEQALQQKNQEIEELTKICDELIAKMGRID; encoded by the exons CTCAGACTCTGAGGGGACCTTCGAGACTCCTGAGGCCGAGTCACCAAGCATTGGAAAGATGCTCGACCAGCTCCACAGCTCCAACGACACAG TTCTACAGGACGTTACAAACCAGTTCCTGGACAGAAACTCAAACCCAGGTGTCAGAACGGTTTCATCCCAGGACTTCAGTGTCGATCAGAATCTCAATTTAACACCGAGCAACCAGGTTTCCCATCATGCACCTGTCCGCCCTCCATCGCTGCCAGTCGTCTCCTCTGTAAACAAACCAGATCCTACGGAGGTGGATGATAAAGCTCCAAGCTCCACCCAGGTGCTCAGTCCAGACATTAAAGTCGATCCAGATCTATTGAATGGAAACGTGAGCGCTGAAGATGTGTTGTCAACCTCCAAATCATCCTGTGACATCAT GAGCTCCTGTTTGGTGCAACAGGAGCGTTCACGTTCAGTGCAGAAGGAGCTCAGTGCAAAG GATGAGCATCATGAAGGCCATGCTACAGATGAGGAGAAGTTAGCCAGCAGTGTCACAGGCAAACCAGAAAAGGACAAAAGCT GTGAACAGGTGATTTCTAAGCTGCAGGAGGTGGACTGCTGCACAGCG TATGAGGACACGTGCACATTGAAGAAGCAGTCGGAGGGAAGTGAAATGcagaaaacaggaagtcagttGCTGGACTCTATTTGCATCAGTGAGGCCGAAAAACAGGCTGTTCTGACTCTGATTAGAGAGGAG GTCGTCACTAAAGAGGTGGAAGTAAAGGAGTGGAGGAAAAAATATGAAGAGTGCAGACAAGAAGTGATGGAGATGAG AAAGATTGTTGCAGAATATGAGAAGACCATTGCACAGATGATTG AGGACGAGCAGCGAAACACGATGAGCTCCCAGAAGGCTTTGCGTGCAGTAACTTCAGAGAAGGAGGCTGCCCTGGCAGACCTGAACTCCGTGGAGCGCTCGCTAGCTGACGTGTTTCGGCGTTATGAAAATCTGAAGAGCACCCTGGATGGCTTCAAGAAA AACGAAGAGGCGCTGAAAAAGTGTGCCCATGAGTATCTGGCCAGAGTCAAGCAGGAGGAGCAGAGATACCAGACACTGAAGGTCCACGCGGAGGAGAAGCTCGACAA GGCCAATGAGGAGATCGCTCAGGTGCGTGCGAAAGCGAGCTCTGAGAGCACAGCGTTGACGGCCACTTTAAGGAAGGAGCAGATGAAGAACGACTCCCTGGAACAAGCTCTGCAGCAGAAG AACCAGGAGATTGAGGAACTCACAAAGATTTGTGATGAGCTGATCGCCAAAATGGGACGAATCGACTGA